Proteins from a genomic interval of Plasmodium reichenowi strain SY57 chromosome 11, whole genome shotgun sequence:
- a CDS encoding aquaglyceroporin has protein sequence MHMLFYKSYVREFIGEFLGTFVLMFLGEGATANFHTTGLSGDWYKLCLGWGLAVFFGILVSAKLSGAHLNLAVSIGLSSINKFDLKKIPVYFFAQLLGAFVGTSTVYGLYHGFISNSKIPQFAWETSRNPSISLTGAFFNELILTGILLLVILVVVDENICGKFHILKLSSVVGLIILCIGITFGGNTGFALNPSRDLGSRFLSLIAYGKDTFTKDNFYFWVPLVAPCVGSVVFCQFYDKVICPLVDLANNEKDGVDL, from the coding sequence ATGcatatgttattttataaatcaTATGTTAGGGAATTCATTGGAGAATTTTTAGGAACCTTCGTTTTGATGTTTCTTGGTGAAGGAGCAACAGCAAATTTCCATACAACTGGATTATCTGGAGATTGGTATAAATTATGTTTAGGTTGGGGTTTAGCAGTATTTTTTGGGATATTAGTATCAGCAAAATTGAGTGGTGCACATTTAAATTTAGCCGTTTCAATAGGTTTATCAtctattaataaatttgatttaaaaaaaataccTGTATATTTCTTTGCACAATTATTAGGAGCATTTGTAGGAACATCTACTGTATATGGATTATATCATGGGTTTATATCTAATAGTAAAATTCCTCAATTCGCCTGGGAAACTAGTAGAAATCCATCCATAAGTTTAACTGGAGCCTTTTTTAATGAATTAATATTAACtggtatattattactagTAATATTAGTAGTAGttgatgaaaatatatgtgGAAAATTTCACATATTAAAACTTAGCTCTGTTGTCGgattaattattttatgtattgGTATAACATTCGGTGGTAATACTGGATTTGCTCTTAACCCTTCAAGAGATTTAGGATCCAGATTTTTATCTCTAATTGCATATGGAAAAGATACCTTTACAAAagataatttttatttttggGTACCTCTTGTAGCCCCATGTGTAGGTAGTGTAGTCTTTTGTCAATTCTATGATAAAGTTATTTGCCCCTTAGTTGATCTTGcaaataatgaaaaagatgGTGTAGATTTGTAA